A single genomic interval of Lathyrus oleraceus cultivar Zhongwan6 chromosome 7, CAAS_Psat_ZW6_1.0, whole genome shotgun sequence harbors:
- the LOC127100962 gene encoding putative pentatricopeptide repeat-containing protein At2g02150: MLHFARNLFHITGVRVSSFNSPFHPNPFPIFFNLSSPSSQNSIFGSPMILFTSFFCVVKYPFTSKSSFDDTVSESVSNLLQNDGAHHVFDSALAPIRVSKVLVNLKGDPKSALKFFRSAGNQAGFRHTTESYSILVHILFCGMFYFDAKNVIKEWILLRREIPGCDWFDMLWLTRNVCRTGFGVFDALFGVLVELGMLEEARQCFGKMNKFRVLPKVRSCNELLHKLSKSSQGKLSLSFFDEMVGAGLSPSVFTYNIMIGYLTKEGELETARILFERMKRTGLKPDVVTYNSLIDGYGKVGLLTEAVFVYEEMKDAGCEPDVITYNSLINCFCKFERLPQAFQYLHEMKERALKPNVVTYSTMIDAFCKSGMMLEAIKFFVDMIRVGLQPNEFAYTSLIDANCKIGDLNEAFKLANEMLQAGLNLNVVTYTALLDGLCEDGRIEEADKLFRALSEAGVALNLQIYTSLIHGYIKAKMVEKSMDILEEMNKKNFKLDSPLYGTKIWGLCSQNKIQESEAVIREMKDRGLTANSYIYTSLMDAYLKVGKITEVVNLLQEMQELGIETTVVTYGVLIDGLCKKGLVQLAVGYFELMTKTGLQPNIMTYTALIDGFYKSDCVEAANKLFNEMLDKGIKPDKLVYTALIDGNLKHGNPEEALSLRNRMIESGMELDLHAYTSLIWGLSRCGKVQQAKSFFYEMLREDITPDLILCICLLKKYYELGDINEAQELHNDMIRGGLVAETMDIRVPSTHT; this comes from the coding sequence ATGTTGCATTTTGCGCGCAACCTCTTCCACATCACTGGTGTTCGAGTAAGCTCTTTCAATTCACCATTTCATCCAAACCCATTTCCCATTTTCTTCAACCTATCATCCCCATCTTCTCAAAATTCAATTTTTGGTTCTCCCATGATTTTGTTTACCAGCTTCTTTTGTGTTGTTAAATACCCTTTTACCTCAAAATCTTCATTTGATGACACTGTTTCAGAATCAGTGTCTAATTTATTACAGAATGATGGTGCTCACCACGTGTTTGATTCCGCACTTGCACCCATTCGGGTGTCTAAGGTTTTGGTGAATTTGAAAGGGGACCCAAAGTCGGCATTGAAATTCTTCCGTAGTGCAGGGAATCAAGCTGGGTTTCGCCACACCACTGAGTCTTATAGTATTCTTGTTCATATTTTGTTTTGTGGGATGTTTTATTTTGATGCGAAGAATGTTATTAAAGAGTGGATTTTGTTGAGGAGGGAGATTCCGGGTTGTGATTGGTTTGATATGTTGTGGTTGACTAGGAATGTGTGTAGGACAGGGTTTGGGGTATTTGATGCTTTGTTTGGTGTTTTGGTTGAGTTGGGGATGCTTGAAGAAGCTAGGCAATGTTTTGGGAAGATGAATAAGTTTAGAGTTCTGCCAAAAGTCCGGTCCTGTAACGAGCTTCTCCACAAGCTTTCAAAATCAAGCCAAGGGAAATTGTCCTTGAGTTTTTTCGATGAGATGGTTGGGGCTGGCCTTTCGCCCTCGGTTTTCACGTATAATATAATGATAGGCTATTTGACAAAAGAAGGTGAGTTAGAAACTGCTAGGATTTTGTTTGAACGGATGAAACGTACGGGCCTTAAGCCGGATGTAGTCACTTACAATTCTCTCATTGATGGGTATGGAAAGGTGGGATTATTAACTGAAGCGGTTTTTGTTTACGAGGAAATGAAGGATGCAGGATGTGAACCAGATGTGATAACATACAATTCTTTAATCAATTGTTTTTGTAAATTTGAAAGACTTCCTCAAGCTTTTCAGTATCTGCATGAGATGAAGGAAAGAGCGTTGAAGCCAAATGTTGTAACTTACAGTACAATGATAGACGCGTTTTGCAAGTCTGGCATGATGCTGGAAGCGATTAAATTTTTCGTTGACATGATACGTGTGGGCCTTCAACCCAATGAGTTTGCGTATACGTCTCTAATTGATGCGAATTGTAAAATAGGTGATCTAAATGAAGCATTTAAACTGGCAAATGAGATGTTGCAGGCTGGTCTTAACTTAAATGTTGTCACCTATACTGCATTACTCGACGGTCTTTGTGAGGATGGTAGAATAGAAGAGGCAGACAAACTATTCAGGGCATTGTCGGAAGCTGGAGTAGCTCTTAATCTGCAAATTTATACTTCCCTTATTCATGGATATATCAAGGCTAAGATGGTAGAGAAATCTATGGATATTTTAGAGGAAATGAACAAGAAAAACTTCAAACTAGATTCTCCACTGTACGGAACCAAAATATGGGGCCTTTGTAGCCAAAATAAAATACAAGAATCCGAGGCTGTGATACGTGAGATGAAAGATCGTGGTTTGACGGCAAACAGTTATATATACACATCACTTATGGATGCATATCTTAAGGTTGGAAAAATCACAGAGGTTGTTAATCTATTACAAGAGATGCAGGAATTAGGCATCGAGACAACGGTTGTGACCTATGGTGTGTTAATTGACGGTTTGTGCAAAAAAGGTTTAGTTCAACTGGCTGTCGGTTACTTTGAACTCATGACCAAAACTGGTTTGCAGCCTAATATTATGACTTATACTGCACTGATCGATGGCTTTTATAAAAGCGATTGTGTTGAAGCAGCTAATAAGCTGTTCAATGAAATGCTGGATAAGGGAATCAAGCCAGATAAGTTAGTTTATACTGCTTTGATTGATGGGAACCTTAAGCATGGTAATCCCGAAGAAGCTTTGAGTTTGCGAAATAGAATGATTGAATCCGGTATGGAGCTTGATCTGCATGCTTATACTTCATTGATTTGGGGTTTGTCGCGTTGCGGTAAAGTACAACAAGCCAAGTCATTTTTTTATGAGATGCTCAGAGAGGACATCACTCCTGATCTGATTCTCTGTATTTGTCTTCTGAAAAAATATTATGAACTCGGAGACATAAACGAAGCCCAGGAACTTCATAATGATATGATAAGGGGGGGACTAGTTGCCGAGACAATGGACATAAGAGTCCCCTCTACACACACTTGA